From a single Methylobacterium oryzae genomic region:
- a CDS encoding acyl-CoA dehydrogenase family protein, which yields MNGVAPSIRPAARAGDPDAAFLATVAALRPLIAEHRSALAVGPDLPEPVAEALIDAGLAQLWLPRGLGGPEAHPLSVLAAIEALAELDGSVAWCAAISSGGASRFADLIDADVMRSLIPAGRKFAGSGSGQPTGTAVRHGSGWRINGRWSWASFCRYSSVSALMCVEIEGERPKLDENGRPSLRGVFIASKDVEVVGNWNAGGLRASGSHDVACTDIWVPNAQTIDGASLMMPRDRRPLYMLPMASAAAIAAIGVPLGIARASIDAFIDLAQTKTPHGGKVPLRLREDVQVAIARAETSLEAARAFARDTVSEFWWEAENGRPITLAWQAKLRRACWYAGHVGKQVVTSMYEAAGSSAVLEDLPFARQLRDVYAACQHMHYQDRLLVPTGRILLGLEADAPFI from the coding sequence ATGAACGGTGTCGCCCCCTCGATCCGCCCTGCCGCGCGAGCCGGAGATCCGGACGCGGCGTTTCTCGCGACCGTCGCGGCGCTTCGGCCCCTCATCGCGGAGCACCGGTCGGCCCTCGCTGTCGGCCCGGACCTGCCGGAGCCGGTCGCAGAGGCGCTCATCGACGCCGGTCTCGCGCAGCTCTGGCTTCCGCGGGGCCTGGGCGGTCCTGAAGCGCATCCGCTGAGCGTCCTGGCGGCGATCGAAGCTCTGGCGGAACTCGACGGTTCGGTCGCCTGGTGCGCCGCGATCTCGTCCGGGGGCGCGTCACGCTTCGCCGACCTGATCGACGCGGACGTGATGCGTTCGCTCATCCCTGCCGGCAGGAAGTTCGCGGGCAGCGGGAGCGGCCAGCCGACGGGAACAGCGGTTCGCCATGGATCCGGCTGGCGGATCAACGGACGCTGGTCCTGGGCGAGCTTCTGCCGCTACAGTTCCGTGTCCGCATTGATGTGTGTGGAGATCGAGGGCGAGCGGCCGAAGCTCGACGAGAACGGGCGGCCGTCGCTGCGCGGCGTCTTCATCGCCTCGAAGGATGTCGAGGTCGTCGGCAACTGGAATGCCGGGGGGCTCCGGGCCAGCGGGAGTCACGACGTCGCGTGCACCGACATCTGGGTGCCGAACGCGCAGACCATCGACGGCGCGAGCCTCATGATGCCTCGCGACAGAAGGCCCCTCTACATGCTGCCCATGGCATCGGCGGCCGCGATCGCCGCCATCGGTGTTCCGCTCGGGATCGCCCGGGCCTCGATCGACGCGTTCATCGATCTCGCGCAGACGAAGACGCCGCATGGCGGCAAGGTGCCCCTGAGACTTCGCGAGGATGTCCAGGTCGCGATCGCGCGTGCCGAGACGAGCCTCGAAGCCGCGCGCGCCTTCGCCCGGGACACGGTCTCCGAATTCTGGTGGGAAGCCGAGAACGGCCGTCCGATAACGCTCGCGTGGCAGGCCAAGCTTCGGCGGGCCTGCTGGTACGCGGGCCATGTCGGGAAGCAGGTGGTCACGAGCATGTACGAGGCGGCCGGCAGTTCCGCCGTCCTCGAAGACCTGCCGTTCGCGCGCCAGCTCCGCGATGTCTACGCGGCCTGCCAGCACATGCATTATCAGGACCGGCTGCTCGTGCCGACCGGCCGCATCCTTCTGGGCCTCGAAGCCGACGCGCCGTTCATCTAG
- a CDS encoding PAS domain-containing sensor histidine kinase encodes MAARIRDFGWERTPLGPAARWPERLKVMVEQVLASPLVASLVCGPERLLIYNDAAARLYGARHPEGLGRPLARTFPEGGATVADFYARAFAGEAVQVAGQPLDTRGEGAAEDVFDALLVPVRDADGKVMAVHMTGFEIGERLRAEAKLRTSEARYRHLFDAIDEGFCTIEVLFDAAGRAVDYRFLSVNAAFEQQTGLRDAVGRTVRALAPDLEPHWFETYGRIVRTGKAERFEDRADALGRWYEVYAFPIGAPERRQVAVLFKDILQRKRAEDRLRASEERFRALVTASSDVIYRMSPDWSELRVLEGRGFLADTVTPNDDWLSAYIDPADQPRLREAIQRAIRSKTMFELEHPVRQADGSLGWALSRAVPLLDDDGEIREWFGAASDVTARKRVEDDLRASEERFRGLVEGFGQFSWEASAEGLIEVDSPGWRAFTGQRPDEWLGRGWIHAIHADDRALTEAKWRQAVATRTAVDHEYRLWHAPSASWRWSNVRAVPITNPDGSIRKWSGVNIDVTDHHRLLARQEVLINELQHRTRNLLGVVSAVAGKTLRQGSSVEAFEARLQALSRAQGLLSQYGSDSVEVGALVRAELAAYVDGATDRMTVAGPEVHLTARQVQNFALAVHELTTNAVKHGVLKTGTGHLSVTWEIVRDRRERRRLALCWIESGLPAQAARVTRRGYGTELIQEALAYALGATVEYALDRDGVRCRIEMPVS; translated from the coding sequence ATGGCCGCGCGCATCCGCGACTTCGGCTGGGAGCGGACGCCGCTGGGGCCGGCCGCCCGCTGGCCGGAGCGCCTCAAGGTGATGGTCGAGCAGGTGCTCGCCAGCCCGCTGGTCGCGTCCCTCGTCTGCGGGCCCGAGCGCCTCCTGATCTACAACGACGCCGCCGCCCGGCTCTACGGCGCCCGGCACCCCGAGGGTCTCGGCCGGCCGCTCGCGCGCACGTTCCCGGAGGGGGGGGCGACGGTCGCGGACTTCTACGCGCGCGCCTTCGCGGGCGAGGCCGTGCAGGTGGCCGGGCAGCCGCTGGACACCCGCGGCGAGGGCGCCGCGGAGGACGTCTTCGACGCGCTCCTCGTGCCCGTGCGCGACGCCGACGGGAAGGTCATGGCCGTCCACATGACCGGCTTCGAGATCGGTGAGCGCCTGCGCGCCGAGGCCAAGCTGCGCACGAGCGAGGCCCGGTACCGCCACCTCTTCGACGCCATCGACGAGGGCTTCTGCACCATCGAGGTCCTGTTCGACGCGGCCGGGCGGGCGGTCGACTACCGCTTCCTGTCCGTGAACGCGGCCTTCGAGCAGCAGACCGGGCTCCGCGACGCGGTGGGCCGGACGGTCCGGGCGCTGGCGCCCGACCTCGAGCCGCACTGGTTCGAGACCTACGGCCGGATCGTCCGAACCGGCAAGGCGGAACGCTTCGAGGACCGCGCCGACGCGCTCGGGCGCTGGTACGAGGTCTACGCCTTCCCCATCGGGGCGCCGGAGCGGCGGCAGGTGGCGGTCCTGTTCAAGGACATCCTCCAGCGCAAGCGCGCCGAGGATCGGCTGCGCGCGAGCGAGGAGCGGTTCCGCGCCCTCGTCACGGCCAGCTCGGACGTCATCTACCGCATGAGCCCGGACTGGAGCGAGCTGCGGGTCCTGGAGGGCCGCGGCTTCCTGGCCGACACCGTCACCCCGAACGACGACTGGCTGAGCGCCTACATCGATCCGGCCGACCAGCCGCGCCTGCGCGAGGCCATCCAGCGGGCGATCCGATCCAAGACGATGTTCGAGCTGGAGCACCCCGTCCGGCAGGCGGACGGGAGCCTGGGCTGGGCGCTGTCCCGGGCCGTGCCGCTGCTCGACGATGACGGCGAGATCCGCGAATGGTTCGGCGCCGCCAGCGACGTGACCGCGCGCAAGCGGGTGGAGGACGATCTGCGCGCGAGCGAGGAGCGGTTCCGCGGGCTGGTCGAGGGGTTCGGTCAGTTCAGCTGGGAGGCCTCGGCCGAGGGCCTCATCGAGGTCGACAGCCCGGGCTGGCGCGCGTTCACCGGGCAGCGCCCGGACGAGTGGCTCGGGCGCGGCTGGATCCACGCGATCCACGCGGACGACCGGGCGCTCACGGAAGCGAAGTGGCGGCAGGCCGTCGCGACGCGGACGGCGGTCGATCACGAGTATCGCCTGTGGCACGCCCCGAGCGCGTCCTGGCGGTGGTCGAACGTCCGCGCGGTGCCGATCACGAACCCCGACGGGTCGATCCGCAAGTGGTCGGGGGTGAACATTGACGTCACGGACCACCACAGGCTGCTGGCGCGCCAGGAAGTGCTGATCAACGAGCTGCAGCACCGCACGCGCAACCTCCTCGGCGTCGTCAGCGCCGTGGCGGGCAAGACACTGCGGCAGGGCAGCTCGGTCGAGGCGTTCGAGGCGCGGCTGCAGGCGCTCAGCCGCGCGCAGGGCCTGCTCAGCCAGTACGGCAGCGACTCGGTCGAGGTGGGCGCGCTGGTGCGCGCCGAGCTGGCCGCCTACGTCGACGGCGCGACCGACCGCATGACCGTCGCCGGCCCCGAGGTGCACCTGACCGCGCGACAGGTGCAGAACTTCGCCCTCGCCGTCCACGAGCTGACGACCAACGCGGTCAAGCACGGGGTGCTCAAGACCGGGACCGGCCATCTCAGCGTCACCTGGGAGATCGTGCGCGACCGGCGCGAGCGCCGCCGACTGGCCCTGTGCTGGATCGAGAGCGGCCTGCCCGCGCAGGCGGCGCGCGTCACCCGCCGCGGCTACGGGACCGAGTTGATCCAGGAGGCGCTGGCATATGCCCTGGGCGCCACGGTCGAGTACGCGCTGGACCGCGACGGCGTGCGCTGCCGCATCGAGATGCCGGTGTCCTAG
- a CDS encoding AMP-binding protein, which translates to MSDRAVSYVHGAIGEPLLGLTIGQALDRAAAAWPDHLALVAHAQGVRWTWRELRDQADAFAAGLLALGLRPGDRIGIWSLNRAEWVLTQFAAARAGLILVTINPAYRLSELEFALNNVGCTALVTATAFKTSDYLGMLDTLAPELAASGPGRLSAARLPHLRTVIQIGGPPAPGTVPFDAVAARGDAAGTGALRDLADAMQFDDAANIQFTSGTTGAPKGVTLTHHNILNNGHFVGRAMRLTAEDRICIPVPLYHCFGMVMGNLAALTHGCAMVFPGEGFDPRATLETVQAERCTALYGVPTMFIAELDHPEFAQFDLRSLRTGIMAGAPCPIAVMRRVVEQMNMRDVTIAYGMTETSPVSFQSSSDDPLERRVTTVGRIHPHLEVKIVDPEGRVTPRGTRGELCTRGYSVMLGYWGDAARTAEVLDDAGWMHTGDLATLDAEGYCNIVGRIKDMVIRGGENIYPREIEEFLFRHPQIQDVQVFGVSDPKYGEELCAWIRLRDGETLSEPAVRAFCAGQIAHQKIPKYIQFVDAFPMTVSGKIQKFVMRRCVEEQLGLARSETA; encoded by the coding sequence ATGAGCGACCGGGCGGTGAGCTATGTCCACGGGGCGATCGGCGAGCCCCTGCTCGGCCTGACCATCGGCCAGGCCCTGGATCGCGCCGCCGCGGCGTGGCCGGATCACCTGGCGCTGGTCGCGCACGCCCAGGGCGTCCGATGGACCTGGCGCGAGCTGAGGGACCAAGCCGACGCCTTCGCGGCCGGCCTGCTCGCCCTCGGCCTTCGGCCCGGCGACCGTATCGGGATCTGGTCGCTCAACCGCGCCGAGTGGGTGCTGACCCAGTTCGCCGCCGCCCGTGCGGGGCTGATCCTGGTGACGATCAACCCGGCCTACCGGCTGTCGGAGCTGGAATTCGCGCTCAACAATGTCGGCTGCACCGCTCTGGTGACGGCGACGGCGTTCAAGACCAGCGATTATCTCGGGATGCTCGACACCCTGGCCCCCGAACTCGCCGCCTCCGGGCCGGGCCGGCTGTCCGCCGCCCGCCTGCCGCACCTGCGCACGGTGATCCAGATCGGCGGACCGCCGGCCCCGGGGACGGTCCCGTTCGACGCGGTCGCGGCCCGGGGCGACGCGGCCGGCACCGGCGCCCTGCGCGACCTCGCCGACGCGATGCAGTTCGACGACGCGGCCAACATCCAGTTCACCAGCGGCACGACGGGCGCCCCGAAGGGCGTGACGCTGACCCACCACAACATCCTCAACAACGGCCACTTCGTCGGCCGCGCGATGCGGCTGACCGCCGAGGATCGGATCTGCATCCCGGTGCCGCTCTACCATTGCTTCGGCATGGTGATGGGCAATCTCGCGGCCCTGACCCACGGTTGCGCCATGGTGTTTCCGGGCGAGGGCTTCGACCCGCGCGCGACGCTGGAGACCGTGCAGGCCGAGCGCTGCACCGCGCTCTACGGCGTGCCGACCATGTTCATCGCCGAGCTCGACCATCCCGAGTTCGCGCAATTCGATCTCCGCTCCCTGCGGACCGGGATCATGGCGGGCGCGCCGTGCCCGATCGCGGTGATGCGCCGGGTCGTGGAGCAGATGAACATGCGCGACGTCACCATCGCGTACGGCATGACCGAGACCAGCCCGGTGAGCTTCCAGAGCTCGAGCGACGACCCGCTGGAGCGGCGCGTCACGACCGTCGGCCGGATCCACCCGCATCTCGAGGTCAAGATCGTGGATCCCGAGGGGCGCGTGACCCCTCGGGGGACGCGCGGCGAGCTGTGCACGCGCGGCTACTCGGTCATGCTCGGCTACTGGGGCGACGCCGCGCGGACCGCGGAGGTCCTCGACGACGCCGGATGGATGCACACAGGCGACCTCGCGACGCTGGATGCGGAGGGCTACTGCAACATCGTCGGGCGGATCAAAGACATGGTCATACGCGGCGGCGAGAACATCTATCCGCGCGAGATCGAGGAGTTCCTCTTCCGGCACCCGCAGATCCAGGATGTCCAGGTCTTCGGGGTCTCCGACCCGAAATACGGGGAGGAGCTGTGCGCCTGGATCAGGCTGCGCGACGGCGAGACCCTGTCGGAGCCGGCGGTGCGCGCGTTCTGCGCGGGGCAGATCGCGCATCAGAAGATCCCGAAATACATCCAGTTCGTCGACGCCTTCCCGATGACGGTCTCCGGAAAGATCCAGAAATTCGTGATGCGTCGGTGCGTGGAGGAGCAGCTGGGCCTCGCGCGATCCGAGACGGCCTGA
- a CDS encoding hydroxymethylglutaryl-CoA lyase — protein MSYPARVQVVEVGPRDGLQNEPAPVPIAARVALIEALAEAGLTRIEAGSFVSPRWVPQMAETAEVLARLRPRPEVGYSVLVPNLQGLERALASGVREVAVFAAASESFSRRNVNGSIAETLDRFAPVLEAARANDLRVRGYVSCVLGCPYEGDVAPAAVARVAASLHAMGCHEIALGDTIGTGTPRAARRLVERVAADVPLQAIALHLHDTYGQALANILACLELGVSAVDAAVAGLGGCPYAPGAAGNVATEDVVYMLRGMGIETGIDLDALAAAGRSIASRLGREPASKVARALAAAPPPTP, from the coding sequence ATGAGCTATCCGGCCCGGGTGCAGGTGGTCGAGGTCGGGCCGCGCGACGGGCTCCAGAACGAGCCCGCGCCGGTGCCGATCGCCGCCAGGGTGGCGCTGATCGAGGCCCTGGCCGAGGCCGGGCTGACCCGCATCGAGGCCGGCAGCTTCGTGTCGCCCCGATGGGTGCCGCAGATGGCCGAGACCGCGGAGGTTCTGGCGCGGCTGCGCCCCCGGCCCGAGGTCGGCTATTCCGTTCTGGTCCCGAACCTGCAGGGTCTGGAGCGGGCCCTCGCCTCCGGCGTCCGGGAGGTCGCGGTGTTCGCCGCCGCCTCCGAGAGCTTCTCCCGGCGCAACGTCAACGGCTCGATCGCCGAGACCCTCGACCGCTTCGCCCCGGTGCTGGAGGCGGCGCGCGCGAACGACCTGCGGGTGCGGGGCTACGTCTCCTGCGTCCTGGGCTGCCCCTACGAGGGCGACGTCGCGCCGGCGGCGGTCGCCCGCGTCGCCGCGTCCCTCCACGCGATGGGCTGCCACGAGATCGCCCTCGGCGACACGATCGGGACCGGGACGCCGCGCGCGGCCCGGCGGCTGGTCGAGCGGGTGGCCGCCGACGTGCCGCTGCAGGCGATCGCCCTGCACCTCCACGACACCTACGGGCAGGCCCTGGCCAACATCCTCGCCTGCCTCGAACTCGGCGTGTCGGCCGTGGACGCCGCGGTGGCGGGCCTCGGGGGCTGCCCCTACGCGCCGGGGGCCGCCGGCAACGTCGCCACCGAGGACGTCGTTTACATGCTGCGCGGCATGGGCATCGAGACCGGGATCGATCTCGATGCCCTCGCCGCGGCCGGGCGGTCGATCGCGTCCCGGCTCGGCCGGGAGCCGGCCTCGAAGGTCGCCCGCGCGCTGGCCGCCGCGCCGCCGCCGACACCCTGA
- a CDS encoding acetyl/propionyl/methylcrotonyl-CoA carboxylase subunit alpha — MFGKILIANRGEIACRVIATARRLGIGTVAVYSEADAGARHTRMADEAWPIGPAPARESYLVAERILDVARRAGAEAIHPGYGFLSENADFAGACAGAGLVFVGPPPAAIRAMGSKAEAKALMERAGVPLVPGYHGAAQDVRALKEAAARIGYPVLIKASAGGGGKGMRVVEAAAAFEAALAGAQREARASFGDDRVLIEAYLTRPRHIEIQVFADSHGNTVSLFERDCSIQRRHQKVIEEAPAPGMDPVRRARMGEAAVAAARAVGYVGAGTVEFIAEGETFYFMEMNTRLQVEHPVTEMVLGLDLVEWQLRVAAGERLPLGAADLALRGHAIEARVYAEDPARDFLPAVGTLAHLRQPPEVPGRVRVETGIVQGDRITPDYDPMIAKLVVWGEDRAAAIRQLAAALAAYEVVGVTTNLSLLRAVAGHPAYRAADLDTGFIARHADDLLAPRATGAVDPALWAAAALTVLRDRLAAVAAQARASGDPWSPWADPDAWRMTGAGYQDLQFRHGDAPPFTVRACPRPDGSARLDLPGGTVLAALAEDAEGERLMLDGVWRRLRTVRRGAELTVIVGGRNATLVHVDPLAPPRTEASGSDRVTAPVPGRLTQLWVRPGDAVEKGAPLAVIEAMKMEITLRAPQAGTVAEVRHAVDDMVEEGTEIVTLAAEERPA, encoded by the coding sequence ATGTTCGGCAAGATCCTCATCGCCAACCGCGGGGAGATCGCCTGCCGGGTGATCGCCACCGCCCGGCGCCTCGGCATCGGCACGGTCGCGGTCTATTCGGAGGCGGATGCCGGCGCCCGACACACCCGGATGGCCGACGAGGCGTGGCCGATCGGGCCCGCCCCGGCGCGCGAGAGCTACCTCGTGGCCGAGCGGATCCTCGACGTCGCCCGGCGCGCCGGGGCGGAGGCGATCCATCCGGGCTACGGCTTCCTGTCGGAGAACGCGGACTTCGCCGGCGCCTGCGCCGGGGCCGGCCTCGTGTTCGTCGGCCCGCCCCCGGCGGCGATCCGCGCCATGGGCTCCAAGGCCGAGGCCAAGGCGCTGATGGAGCGCGCCGGGGTCCCGCTGGTGCCGGGCTATCACGGCGCCGCGCAGGATGTCCGGGCGCTGAAGGAGGCGGCCGCCCGGATCGGCTACCCGGTCTTGATCAAGGCCTCGGCCGGCGGCGGCGGCAAGGGCATGCGCGTCGTCGAGGCCGCCGCGGCGTTCGAGGCCGCGCTCGCCGGCGCGCAGCGCGAGGCGCGGGCGTCCTTCGGCGACGACCGGGTGCTGATCGAGGCGTACCTGACCCGCCCCCGGCACATCGAGATCCAGGTCTTCGCCGACAGCCACGGCAACACCGTCTCGCTGTTCGAGCGCGACTGCTCGATCCAGCGGCGCCACCAGAAGGTGATCGAGGAGGCGCCCGCCCCGGGGATGGATCCGGTCCGGCGCGCGCGGATGGGCGAGGCCGCGGTCGCGGCGGCGCGGGCGGTCGGCTATGTCGGCGCCGGCACGGTGGAGTTCATCGCCGAGGGCGAGACCTTCTACTTCATGGAGATGAACACCCGGCTCCAGGTCGAGCATCCGGTGACCGAGATGGTCTTGGGCCTCGACCTGGTGGAGTGGCAGCTGCGCGTGGCCGCGGGCGAGCGGCTGCCGCTCGGCGCCGCGGATCTGGCCCTGCGCGGCCACGCCATCGAGGCGCGGGTCTACGCCGAGGATCCGGCGCGCGATTTCCTGCCGGCGGTCGGCACCCTCGCCCACCTGCGCCAGCCGCCGGAGGTGCCGGGGCGGGTGCGGGTCGAGACCGGCATCGTGCAGGGCGACCGGATCACCCCGGATTACGACCCGATGATCGCCAAGCTGGTCGTCTGGGGCGAGGACCGGGCGGCCGCGATCCGGCAGCTCGCGGCCGCGCTCGCCGCCTACGAGGTGGTCGGCGTGACGACCAATCTCAGTCTCCTGCGCGCCGTCGCCGGCCACCCCGCCTACCGCGCGGCCGACCTCGACACCGGCTTCATCGCCCGCCACGCCGACGACCTGCTGGCGCCGCGAGCGACCGGTGCGGTCGATCCCGCGCTCTGGGCCGCCGCCGCCCTGACCGTCCTGCGCGACCGGCTCGCGGCCGTCGCCGCGCAGGCGCGGGCGAGCGGCGACCCGTGGTCGCCCTGGGCCGATCCGGATGCGTGGCGGATGACCGGGGCGGGCTACCAGGACCTGCAGTTCCGCCACGGCGACGCGCCGCCCTTCACCGTGCGGGCATGCCCCCGCCCCGACGGCAGCGCCCGCCTCGACCTGCCGGGCGGCACCGTCCTGGCGGCGCTCGCCGAGGACGCCGAGGGCGAGCGGCTGATGCTGGACGGCGTCTGGCGCCGGCTGCGCACGGTCCGCCGCGGCGCGGAGCTGACGGTGATCGTCGGCGGTCGGAACGCGACGCTGGTCCACGTCGATCCCCTCGCCCCGCCCCGGACCGAGGCGTCCGGCAGCGACCGGGTGACGGCGCCCGTGCCGGGCCGCCTGACCCAGCTTTGGGTGCGGCCCGGCGATGCCGTGGAGAAGGGCGCGCCGCTCGCGGTGATCGAGGCGATGAAGATGGAGATCACCCTCCGCGCGCCGCAGGCCGGCACCGTCGCCGAGGTCCGCCACGCCGTCGACGACATGGTCGAGGAGGGCACCGAGATCGTCACCTTAGCGGCGGAGGAGCGGCCCGCATGA
- a CDS encoding enoyl-CoA hydratase-related protein, whose product MSGTLLETVDERGVATLTLNRPEQHNAFDDGLIAALTASLHRLGAAPGIRAVVLAGAGQSFSAGADLAWMRRIAGQSFDSNLADAAGLAGLMHSLDRLPKPTLALVHGAAYGGGVGLAACCDIAIAAESARFCLSEVRLGLIPATIGPYVVNAIGPRWARRLFQTAEVFSAERARAIGLVHEVVPDDRLEAAGAEVLRDILRGAPGAQAEAKDLVFLCEGRPVDADLGRETGRRIARRRASDEGQAGIAAFLDKRLAPWRRD is encoded by the coding sequence ATGAGTGGCACCTTGCTGGAGACGGTCGACGAACGCGGGGTCGCCACCCTGACGCTCAACCGTCCGGAGCAGCACAACGCCTTCGACGACGGCCTGATCGCCGCCCTCACCGCGTCCCTGCACCGGCTGGGCGCCGCTCCCGGGATCCGGGCGGTCGTCCTGGCGGGCGCCGGCCAGAGCTTCTCGGCGGGCGCCGACCTCGCCTGGATGCGCCGGATCGCCGGCCAGTCCTTCGACAGCAACCTCGCCGACGCCGCCGGGCTCGCGGGGCTGATGCACAGTCTCGACCGGCTGCCGAAGCCGACGCTCGCCCTCGTGCACGGGGCGGCCTACGGCGGCGGCGTCGGGCTCGCCGCCTGCTGCGATATCGCCATCGCGGCCGAGAGCGCGCGGTTCTGCCTGAGCGAGGTGCGGCTCGGCCTGATCCCGGCGACGATCGGCCCCTACGTGGTCAACGCGATCGGCCCGCGCTGGGCCCGGCGCCTGTTCCAGACCGCGGAGGTCTTCTCCGCCGAGCGCGCCCGGGCGATCGGCCTCGTGCACGAGGTGGTGCCCGACGACCGGCTGGAGGCGGCCGGCGCGGAGGTGCTGCGCGACATCCTCCGGGGCGCCCCGGGCGCGCAGGCCGAGGCCAAGGACCTCGTCTTCCTGTGCGAGGGGCGGCCGGTGGACGCCGACCTGGGGCGCGAGACGGGCCGGCGCATCGCCCGGCGCCGAGCCTCGGACGAGGGGCAGGCCGGCATCGCCGCCTTCCTCGACAAGCGCTTAGCCCCGTGGCGGCGGGACTGA
- a CDS encoding carboxyl transferase domain-containing protein: protein MPVIESALDPRAPEARANAEAMRALVADLRATADRVRLGGGEAARERHRARGKLLPRDRIRALIDPFSPFLEIGQLAGHGLYGGEVPSAGIVTGIGRVAGRECVIVANDATVKGGTYFPMTVQKHLRAQEIAQQNRLPCLYLVDSGGAHLPSQDEVFPGRDHFGRIFYNQATMSAQGIAQIAVVMGSCTAGGAYVPALCDESIIVRGQGTIFLGGPPLVKAATGEVVSAEELGGADVHARISGVTDHMAETDAHALGIARRIVANLNAVKRPALAPRQPEPPRYAAEEIYAAVPADRRTPYDVREVIARLVDGSDFDEFKHLYGQTLVCGFAHIWGYPVGIVANNGILFSESALKGAHFVELCAQRGVPLVFLQNITGFMVGRRYEAGGIAKDGAKMVTAVATAAVPKFTVLIGGSFGAGNYGMCGRAYGPRFLWMWPNARIGVMGGEQAASVLATVRRDGVEGRGGTWSAEDEAAFKAPIRAQYEEQGHPYYSSARLWDDGVIDPADTRRVLALGLSASLNAPIPETRFGLFRM, encoded by the coding sequence GTGCCGGTGATCGAATCCGCTCTGGATCCGCGCGCGCCCGAGGCCCGTGCCAATGCCGAGGCCATGCGCGCCCTGGTGGCGGACCTGCGCGCGACCGCCGACCGCGTCCGCCTCGGCGGCGGGGAGGCCGCGCGGGAGCGCCATCGCGCCCGCGGCAAGCTCCTGCCCCGGGACCGGATCCGGGCGCTGATCGACCCGTTCTCGCCCTTCCTGGAAATCGGCCAGCTCGCCGGGCACGGCCTCTACGGCGGCGAGGTCCCCTCGGCCGGGATCGTCACCGGCATCGGCCGCGTCGCGGGGCGCGAGTGCGTGATCGTCGCCAACGACGCGACCGTGAAGGGCGGCACCTACTTCCCGATGACGGTGCAGAAGCACCTCCGGGCGCAGGAGATCGCGCAGCAGAACCGGCTGCCCTGCCTCTACCTCGTCGACAGCGGCGGCGCGCATCTGCCCAGCCAGGACGAGGTCTTCCCGGGCCGGGACCATTTCGGCCGCATCTTCTACAACCAGGCGACGATGTCGGCGCAGGGCATCGCCCAGATCGCCGTGGTGATGGGCTCCTGCACCGCCGGCGGCGCCTACGTGCCGGCGCTGTGCGACGAGTCGATCATCGTCCGCGGCCAGGGCACGATCTTCCTCGGCGGGCCGCCGCTGGTGAAGGCCGCGACCGGCGAGGTGGTCAGCGCCGAGGAACTCGGGGGCGCCGACGTGCACGCCCGGATCTCGGGCGTGACCGACCACATGGCGGAGACCGACGCCCACGCCCTCGGCATCGCCCGCCGCATCGTGGCCAACCTGAACGCGGTGAAGCGCCCCGCGCTCGCGCCGCGGCAGCCCGAGCCGCCGCGCTACGCCGCCGAGGAGATCTACGCGGCGGTGCCGGCCGACCGCCGGACGCCCTACGACGTGCGCGAGGTCATCGCCCGGCTGGTGGACGGCAGCGACTTCGACGAGTTCAAGCACCTCTACGGCCAGACCCTGGTCTGCGGCTTCGCCCATATCTGGGGCTACCCGGTGGGGATCGTCGCCAACAACGGCATCCTGTTCTCGGAGAGTGCCCTGAAGGGCGCCCACTTCGTCGAGCTCTGCGCCCAGCGCGGCGTGCCCCTGGTGTTCCTCCAGAACATCACCGGTTTCATGGTCGGCCGGCGCTACGAGGCCGGCGGCATCGCCAAGGACGGGGCCAAGATGGTCACCGCCGTCGCGACCGCGGCGGTGCCGAAATTCACCGTCCTGATCGGCGGCAGCTTCGGGGCCGGCAATTACGGCATGTGCGGGCGGGCCTACGGGCCGCGCTTCCTCTGGATGTGGCCGAACGCGAGGATCGGCGTGATGGGCGGCGAGCAGGCCGCCTCGGTCCTGGCCACGGTCCGGCGCGACGGTGTCGAGGGCCGCGGCGGCACGTGGTCGGCGGAGGACGAGGCGGCGTTCAAGGCGCCGATCCGGGCGCAGTACGAGGAGCAGGGCCACCCCTACTATTCCAGCGCCCGGCTCTGGGACGACGGGGTGATCGACCCGGCCGACACGCGCCGCGTCCTGGCGCTCGGTCTCTCGGCGAGCCTCAACGCGCCGATTCCCGAGACCCGCTTCGGCCTGTTCCGGATGTAG